The genomic region TTGCAGGCCCGCGTTTTAGGCTCTCTGGGTCACATGCTGGGTCACATGTTTAAAGGGGGCAGCGAAAGGGGCAGTGATGGAGCCAGGCCAGGGGCGATTCGGCTACACCTCTATTATAAAAAGCTCTGGAATCCGCCAGGGCTGGCCGTAACAATGCCTAACGGGAAGCCGCAAAATTGGGCTGGGGGCTTCATGTTTCTTAAGGCGATCGCCCTTTTGGATCGGTCCTTGACCATCGTGCCCCGGCTTACTTTCCTAAAGCAGTGCGAATCGCCTGCTCAATGGGGACATAGGACGATGCCTGCTTGCCTTCAAATTCAAAAGGCTTAGCTGCAAACAGCGGTGGTTGGGCCATAAAGCGCGGTTGAGAACCACGATTGATCTGAGCCGCGTGGGCCAGAAACGGGTGGCAGAGATACACGGTTCCGGCCTCTCCCGTTGCGGTTGCCTCGGGGCAGTCGTCGGTGGTCGCCAGCAGGTTGCTCAACTCCAGGGCCGTCAGGCCTGTTTCGCCAGCCGGTGCCAGCAGACGGGCCACCGCTTGGTGTGAACCCACTCGAATCCGCGTCGGTGCGTCTAACTCCCCCACATCGGAAAAGAGCATCAGCATCAACAGCGCTCGACCCCGCGAATGAATGTTGATGCGCCACGACAAAAAGTTGTTGGCATCTGAGTCTGCCCCCGGAAAGCTCGCGTCTACATGCCAGCCGGTGTCGCCCGTGTCGTCTGGCGTGGGAAAACGGATGGGGAAAGACCCGACGCTAAACCTGGGGTGCCACTGCCCTGGGCCAGCGAGCTGGTCAAAAATAGCGTGCAGGTTTGGCCCGTTGGCGGCCTGCACAAAAGGGGCCTGGGTGTAGTCGCCGAGCCAGACCACGGGCCTTTGCCAGGTGGTGCGATCCCTGCGATCGCAGCCGGTATCGGCCCAGAGAATAGCCCGACAGGTAGCTGCTAGCTCCGGCGAAAACGCCCCCTCTACCCGAACATAACCGTCGGTGATGAACCGCTCGACATCTATCTTGGTCAGCATCAGCCAAAAATACGCCTGAGTGAAGAAATACGGTTTAGCACAAAATAGTCGAGCAGCACCACCATCAGGGGAATCACAAACAACCCGGCATAGAAGTGCCAGCGCCCCACCGTAAAGACAGGTTGAGGTTGTCAACTCTTTACCCGTTTCCCCAGGGGACACGGGAGCGGACGCACCATAGTTGCCAGCAGGTGTTCGAGCACAGCCGATAGATCTCTACACAGGCCGGTGTGCACCCGTGAGGTTTGAATGATCGTGCTGCGGGGGGCCACCAGCCAGTCAAACCGTTCTCGCAGAGGCAGTTGACCGATGGGGCCAGCCTGGGCATCCCCAGCGCAAACGATCGGAATGGTGTCTAAATGACCTTTGACTGTTTCTAAATCTAGGGTGGGGTCAAGGGCGAGCAGCCGTTGCGGGTTGAGTTCAATTTGGGCTGCGAGAAAGTTGCGCGTCGCGCAGGAAACAATCACGCCTACATTGACAAACTCTTCCCGCTCAACCTTAGGCACCACACGGATAATGGCGTAATCATAGGTGACGTGATCGTGCACGAATGGCCTCCTCTAAAAAAGCGTGGGGTGGCTCTAGCCGCTTCACCAGATACTCAATATAAGCCTCGCGATGGTGTTGACTATCGGTAAATGGAGAGCCCTCAAGCAGCCAGGGCTCTGGAATCAGGTTGACGATGCCAGTGATGACGTCGGGCGTTAGCTGGGCCGTCATGGTGGCATCAACCGCTTGCAGTTGACTGGCAAACCGCAGCAGGACGTGATCTTTGATGCCGGGGAAGGGGGTGCGGCTGCGCTCTAGGTAATTGTTCCAGCTGTGGTGAAAATAGAGAGCAACCCCGTGATCAATCAGCCACAGGCGGCGGTGCCACATCAGCATGTTGGTGTTGCGGGCGGTGCGATCGATATTGGTGACGTAGGCATCGAGCCAGACAATGGCCGAGGCCAGGGCGGCATCGGGCTGTTGGGCCACGGGGTCAAAGGTGATGGAGCTGGGCAGGTAGTCGAGGGCCAGGTTGAGCCCCTCACTGGCTCGAATTAAATCTTGAATTTCGGGATCGGGTTCGGTGCGGGCCAGCTCGGCATCGACGTCGATCAAGACAATTTCGGGCACCAGCAGGCCAACGGTCCGAGCAATTTCCCCAGCCACGAGTTCGGCAATTAGAGACTTGACCCCCTGACCGGCACCTCGAAACTTCAGCACATACATGCCATCATCGTCAGCTTCTACAATGGCAGGAAGAGAGCCTCCCTCCCGCAGGGGAGTGACGTAACGGGTGGCAACAACTGTTCTCAAACGGATTCTCTAGGTACAGAACCTCAGCTCATTTTAGTGGAACTAGCCGCTGCGATCGCCCCGCTGAATGCACTCCATACAAAGATGAAACAGGTTGATCAGCAAAACAACCTCAACCACAATTTGAAGGGTAGCAGGGGCATTGACTAGACCAGCTAGCACCAGCCCAGAGCCCACCACAAAAGCCGCGATCAGCAGCACTTCATCGTCAAACAGCTTTAGCCCTAACCAGAGGGTGCTAAAGCCAAGCACCCAAAAAATAATGTAGCTGCCCATACCGGTCGGTACCCCTAAAGCTAAGACCTACAGGTTAGGTTATCGCCGTCACCACCATCGGGAGCAAAATCAGTCATTATGAAGAAGTGTAGTAGTGTCTTTGTACCGCCGCTCTTTTTGTACCGAGTGACCCATGGGCGACTTTAACATTCAGGCTCCCTTCGAGCCGACCGGAGACCAACCCAAGGCGATCGCAGGGCTGACCAAGTTTCTGCAAGACAACACCAAGTACCAGACCCTGCTGGGGGCCACGGGCACGGGCAAAACCCACACCATCGCCCGCGTGGTCAACAACATTGGCAAGCCCACCCTGGTGCTGGCCCACAACAAGACCCTGGCGGCGCAGCTCTGCAACGAGCTGCGCGAGTTTTTCCCCGACAACGCCGTTGAGTACTTCATCAGCTACTACGACTACTACCAGCCCGAGGCCTACATTCCCACCACCGACACCTACATCGCCAAAACCGCCTCGATCAACGACGAGATCGACATGCTGCGGCACTCGGCCACCCGCTCCCTGTTCGAGCGCAAAGATGTAATTGTGGTCGCCTCGATCAGCTGCATCTACGGTCTGGGCATTCCGTCGGAGTACCTGAAGGCCTCGATTCCGCTGCACGTGGGCATGGAGGTTAACCAGCGCCAGGTGCTGCGCGATCTGGCCTCGATTCAGTATGAGCGCAACGATTTAGACCTGGGCCGGGGCAAGTTTCGGGTCAAGGGCGACGTGCTGGAGATTGGCCCCGCCTACGAAGACCGGATCATTCGGGTGGAGTTTTTTGGCGACGAGATCGATGCCGTGCGCTACGTAGACCCGATCACCGGAGCCACCCTCCAGAGCATGGAGGGCCTGAGCATCTACCCGGCCAAGCACTTTGTCACCCCCGACGATCGCATCGAAGAAGCCTGCCAGGCGATTCAAGACGAGCTTAAAGATCGCCTGGAGGAGCTAGAGAAAGAGGGGAAGTTGCTGGAGGCCCAGCGGCTGGAGCAGCGCACCCGCTACGACCTGGAGATGATCCGCGAGGTGGGCTACTGCAACGGGGTGGAAAACTACGCCCGCCACCTAGCTGGCCGCAAAGCCGGGTCACCGCCGGAATGTCTGCTCGACTACTTCCCTAAAGACTGGCTGCTGGTCATCGACGAGTCCCACGTCACCATTCCGCAGATTCACGGCATGTACAACGGCGATCGCAGCCGCAAAATGGTGCTGATCGACCACGGATTCCGATTGCCCAGCGCCGCCGACAACCGCCCGCTCAAGGCCGAAGAATTTTGGGAGAAGGTGAACCAGTGCATCTTTGTCTCCGCCACCCCCGGCAATTGGGAGATGGAGATCTCCGAGAATAAAGTGGTAGAGCAGATCATTCGCCCCACCGGAGTGCTCGACCCGGAGATCTTTGTGCGCCCCACCGAGGGCCAGATCGACGACCTGCTGGGGGAAGTGCGCGAGCGGGCCGCCAAGCAGGAGCGGGTGCTGATCACCACCCTGACCAAGCGCATGGCCGAAGATCTGACCGAATACTT from Nodosilinea sp. PGN35 harbors:
- a CDS encoding phytanoyl-CoA dioxygenase family protein — its product is MLTKIDVERFITDGYVRVEGAFSPELAATCRAILWADTGCDRRDRTTWQRPVVWLGDYTQAPFVQAANGPNLHAIFDQLAGPGQWHPRFSVGSFPIRFPTPDDTGDTGWHVDASFPGADSDANNFLSWRINIHSRGRALLMLMLFSDVGELDAPTRIRVGSHQAVARLLAPAGETGLTALELSNLLATTDDCPEATATGEAGTVYLCHPFLAHAAQINRGSQPRFMAQPPLFAAKPFEFEGKQASSYVPIEQAIRTALGK
- a CDS encoding DUF3037 domain-containing protein is translated as MHDHVTYDYAIIRVVPKVEREEFVNVGVIVSCATRNFLAAQIELNPQRLLALDPTLDLETVKGHLDTIPIVCAGDAQAGPIGQLPLRERFDWLVAPRSTIIQTSRVHTGLCRDLSAVLEHLLATMVRPLPCPLGKRVKS
- a CDS encoding HipA family kinase, with the translated sequence MRTVVATRYVTPLREGGSLPAIVEADDDGMYVLKFRGAGQGVKSLIAELVAGEIARTVGLLVPEIVLIDVDAELARTEPDPEIQDLIRASEGLNLALDYLPSSITFDPVAQQPDAALASAIVWLDAYVTNIDRTARNTNMLMWHRRLWLIDHGVALYFHHSWNNYLERSRTPFPGIKDHVLLRFASQLQAVDATMTAQLTPDVITGIVNLIPEPWLLEGSPFTDSQHHREAYIEYLVKRLEPPHAFLEEAIRARSRHL
- the uvrB gene encoding excinuclease ABC subunit UvrB, encoding MGDFNIQAPFEPTGDQPKAIAGLTKFLQDNTKYQTLLGATGTGKTHTIARVVNNIGKPTLVLAHNKTLAAQLCNELREFFPDNAVEYFISYYDYYQPEAYIPTTDTYIAKTASINDEIDMLRHSATRSLFERKDVIVVASISCIYGLGIPSEYLKASIPLHVGMEVNQRQVLRDLASIQYERNDLDLGRGKFRVKGDVLEIGPAYEDRIIRVEFFGDEIDAVRYVDPITGATLQSMEGLSIYPAKHFVTPDDRIEEACQAIQDELKDRLEELEKEGKLLEAQRLEQRTRYDLEMIREVGYCNGVENYARHLAGRKAGSPPECLLDYFPKDWLLVIDESHVTIPQIHGMYNGDRSRKMVLIDHGFRLPSAADNRPLKAEEFWEKVNQCIFVSATPGNWEMEISENKVVEQIIRPTGVLDPEIFVRPTEGQIDDLLGEVRERAAKQERVLITTLTKRMAEDLTEYFEEHGVRVRYLHSEIHSIERIEIIQDLREGLYDVLVGVNLLREGLDLPEVSLVAILDADKEGFLRAERSLIQTIGRAARHVQGQAILYADNLTDSMAKAISETERRRAIQTAYNEAHGITPTSIIRRNSNSILSFLEVSRRLNAHELEEVYEHKDELPLEDIPEFIGQLEKQMKEAAKNLDFEEAAKYRDRIKTLRDQLLGKRSQGV